The region TTCGCCGGGTCACGCTCGAGTTTTTGGCGAAGCGTGCGGACGTGAACGTCGACGGTCCGCGAGTAAACCGAAGCATCGTAACGCCACACGTTGTCCAGGAGCGCGTCGCGAGAGAGAGTTTGCCCGCGGTGCTCGATGAAGTACCGGAGGAGTCGAAACTCGAGCGCGGAAAGCTCCACGCGCTCGCCCCGGCAACGGACCTCGGTTCGTTTCAGATCCACCTGGACATCGCCGAAGCGATGGACGTCTCTAACCGAAGTCGGGAGACGGCCCGCCGACCGTCTCAAGAGCGCCTCGATCCGCGCGAGCAGCTCCATGGGCTCGAACGGCTTCGCCAGGTAGTCGTCGGCCCCGATCTTGAGGCCCAGGACCTTCTCCACGAGCTGGCCTCGAGCGGTCAACATGAGGATGGGAGTGGCATCCCCTCGCTGGCGAAGGTCCCGACAGACGTCGAATCCACTCTTCCGCGGAAGCATGACGTCGAGCAAAATGATGTCGAATGCCTCGGCCGTCGCCCGCTCGAGTCCGGATTCACCGTCCTC is a window of Vicinamibacteria bacterium DNA encoding:
- a CDS encoding response regulator transcription factor, with amino-acid sequence MTSAESGGSSGGRRVLLVEDEPGLVLTLTDCLRAEGYDVETAEDGESGLERATAEAFDIILLDVMLPRKSGFDVCRDLRQRGDATPILMLTARGQLVEKVLGLKIGADDYLAKPFEPMELLARIEALLRRSAGRLPTSVRDVHRFGDVQVDLKRTEVRCRGERVELSALEFRLLRYFIEHRGQTLSRDALLDNVWRYDASVYSRTVDVHVRTLRQKLERDPAKPELIVTVYGLGYKFLG